AGCCTACTTGGTTCATGGTTTGACCAATGTTCCTTAATAATTCCATGCTTCCATTACAATTAGGGTTTAATAGTTATAGATtcatgctaactaattactctttattttatttctaggTCGAGACCATTGTGCAGATGAAGAATGCAATTTTCCAGTCACAGAAAGAAAggtaattcaatttttatttataatcgttttagggttttgattttctATGTTCAATTGACTACTTAAGATATTGTGCATTGTcccaattcaaatttatagtatCATTTGTTCACGAcacattttcaataaaattcgTAGGTGATGCAAACTATTCGAAGCAAGATGGCATCGGATGATTACAGTTTGATGAAGATGGAGATGATGAAGGAAAAATTCGAAAGATCGAAATAtacaagaaaatcaagaatgaTGATGCCCAAAGAAAATTATCGTGCTAGTTTTGTTGCCTTCAATGCAGATTATAAAGGACCGAGGCGTCATCCACCCAAGAATAACTaagcaagaaaagaaaacaacttatttcttcttcttcttctactttcgTTTTTCAATgtctttataattttgaacatGTTGTTCCTATATATAACTAAGTATTTTTCCTAACTAAGGAAATTAACTCCTAGTTTTGCCAGTGCTCACTTTGTACACTTCTATATATGTAAGGTGCTTATCATGTAGTATCAAGAAAATTTTGTTGTCCTCttgctaattaaatagttagACTTCGTGTAGTATTCGTGTAGTCGTGACAGTGACGTCATGTATTCGTTTGATCACACGAGTTCTGTTTCCGGAATCTCTAATTCAAGCACTTTTTCATTGATTCACTGTTTCAATTCCTTCTTCTGTTTTTGTACCCACACACTCAAACACATGATATTCCATCTcatgtttatataatttaatttcatatacacatcaaatctcaatataattacaatttaattatgtataccATCATTCAGCATAACAAGCTTTTCACCAAAGTGAAACTAAAACGAGGACGAACCAAATGCtaaaaaactatgaaaaacaaaaaagaagaaacgTGATACGATATCAACAATAACAACAATCAAATTAATCGTACTTTGTTAGAAAAATGCTTTGCTGCCTTCACCATTGCCGCCTCTGGTGCAGAAGGCTTCGCGTATTTTTCGTTATTCTTCGAGACATAAAAGcacgaaaaaattgaagagagCAAATCTTTAGACGCTCCTCccatatttttcttcatttctaaCTTGCTAATTCTTCCCCAGGAAAATTATTGGACTGGAAATTTTTATGCCTTCTTCGAATTTCgctttttttgttgtattttttgtgtagtGAGAAGTTTTTCATTTATAGGGAATGATTTCTTGGGGAATAAGGTGGAGGAGTTTAGGATGCATGAACCAAATGAAGTTTCCtagaaaattagaaacttttgaagaagaaaaagtgaaaaacaGAAATCAAGAAGCCAAATATTTCCTATGATACCACGTCATCTTTGTTGTAGTTTttgtcaacaaaaaaattgtgtcattttcttttgaatgCTTTTGCGCGTGTTCATCAATGTATTGGCCCTTTATTGATAAGTTCGTggaatttttggttttgatgtGACACCTTTGACTCCCTCTATCACATAGTACTATAGTAgttcattttcttatatatatgcTACTCCACTTGCTAGATACTCCATCCATTACATGATAgtggagacatttcttttcgacacaaaagttaaaaaaaaaatgtgttaatgagttaaataaaggaTGAACGAagtaggaaaagaaaaaggtagagtGATGAAAAGATATATAAAGTAAGATAGTGAAGTAAGCGAGAATAAATGcattgacttttactaaaaaaaatagaaatgactctactattaTGGAACGTACATGGAATGAAGGTAATTATACTTCTTCCcccttataaaaatatgagtatttgAGACGACACGAGAATTAATACATAGTAACgtaagagaagagaagaggaATACGACTTTAATTACGTACCGAATTCTAACGAATCACATCGATATTTTTTACTCTAGCTAATTTAAAGGGAAATTTAGGTTTTGAATATAGTCTTACTACTAATCTAGTCAAGGTCAGAAGCGCGTTGGACgaaattcaattgaaattaaGAAACTAATAGAATTATTTGGTTATTcaactaattataattaaatatgatatgatGTCCAAACCATTAGTATCGGCGCAGTTAGGCCCATTGTAGCCCAATACAAATTCTTCATTGGTTTGGGCCATTACGGCACTCCTGCATGGTCTTATATTAATTACCTaaagttatttaaatttgattataacatcatgaaaaataaaaatgtagaCACGAAGTAACTAAAATTCCACAAAAGGTTGGTGGACGCTTACCAAATACGAATATAAGAACTCACCATGCTTACCGTGggaattgaaaaatatactccatctgtccttttaaaatatgaatttttgaaacaacatggattttaatgaaaatttggtaaagtaagaaagatatagaaagaaaagtgtgttagtgaaaaatagtccccacctcattagagagagagaaacttccTTAACTagaatgtttctatttttagagaaCGGACCATAAaggaaaaagtttttatttttatggaacgaagagagtacTATAGAAGTAGTAATACTAGCTATACCTCCACAAATATAGTCTTAGTTTTACATTTTGTCCGTCCACTAAATTggtctttatttatttatttatgattagtTTCTCTTAATAAAACTAGTcacaattttaatcattaatacttgaactatttttttatatttctattttacttatCAATTTTACGTTAATATAACATCATTTACATTGAAAATTAGACCCTTTGAGagtataaattgaaataaaggGTTGCTATCAGCTAACGTGACAAAAAATTGAGAACACACCCCCTAAAATAATGATGGGACTAGGGATCTAAACTTTCAATGTAGAAATTTTTGGAGGAAAATAGCTCAGCCAAAATATTCATTAAAGTAGCAAACAATGTGAGTGACTACGATAAGCAACTACTTATTTCAACTTTCTTGTCATAATGAAAACACAGTTATTCTTTATATACTAATTacacaattttgaatttacaaTGCATGTAGAAAAAGGTAAGATGGCATGTCTTTTTCCATGTAGGCAAAGTGTTTATTTCATTCCTTAATCCCAAAACGAGTGGGGTTTAAGTTTATCGAATTAAAGAGAGCCAATTGCAATTGTTGAGCTAAACTGTTCAACTGTAggatatactcctattttttattggtttaCTGATGAATATATTCGTGTTTCTTGGATAGGGATATTTCactattatataaatatatttttgtactttCTGAACACATACATATTGTactaaattatactccacttACTAGGATTattgtataataataattcgcATACATATCTAGTCTTTAGATAGATCTGATCTTAAAGatggtttttttaatttaactttgTCACCAAAATCTTGTCTTAGATTAATGAACGAATGTTAAATTTGTAGTACTTGGTTAGGAACGCCGGCCTTTAAAGTTTAAATACTAATCAAAGAGACTACGatgtcaaaattaattaagtcacaaaataatagtacatgtGCCTGTTTGCCAGagtaataggagtaataataatgttttttttccaaaagaaataacaatcatgAATGATAGGGAATCATTTCCGCAATTAGTATATGAATTACTATTTGATTATAATTAGGAGATAATGTAAAGTTAgttattgatattatattttaaaatatgggGTCGTTGAGGTGGGTTTGTAGTATAGACCTGGctacttagagcatctccaatgactttaggtcagccataggTCAGCAATAGGCTAGTCAAAAACTCCTCATGTCACATTATCAGGACAAGAAACCCCTCgtgccacatcatcaggacaagAAACTGGATAAGCAATAGCCTAGTCATAGgccaacaaaattataaaaaataaataaattacaatcacacaaaatatgaaattaaatttacgacacagatacgggaaaatgcaataattttatataaatttaaaaaaaaaggtacatcctaaaaaaaattacataattaaaaaaaattcataaaaaaaatacattaaaaatgcattaaaaaatatattaaaaaatgcaataaataaaaaaaaatgcattaaaaaatacattaaaaaaaatgcaatcagTTAGCCGAAATTAAGCCTCCAATGGAGgctagcgcatcggccagcggaTCGGCTAGCGCCCGCGAATCGGCTAAAGCTCGCCGATCGGCTAACctccattggagatgctcttaataGATTGAAGTTTTAGAATTCGGTGTATCGAGTTCCAT
This Salvia hispanica cultivar TCC Black 2014 unplaced genomic scaffold, UniMelb_Shisp_WGS_1.0 HiC_scaffold_962, whole genome shotgun sequence DNA region includes the following protein-coding sequences:
- the LOC125200429 gene encoding protein GOLVEN 5-like, with amino-acid sequence MLLTVKTARFLLVFFLVAASLSTAYLVHGRDHCADEECNFPVTERKVMQTIRSKMASDDYSLMKMEMMKEKFERSKYTRKSRMMMPKENYRASFVAFNADYKGPRRHPPKNN